The DNA region TAAAGCAATTCCCCAATTTTCAGATGCCATACTTACTGCAGTTGGCGCAAGAGTCATACCTATTATAATGATCATTGTACCAATTACATACGGTGGAAAAAGTTTTGAAACTTTATCAATCCCTACTTTTTTCACAATTAACGCAAATAATAAGTACAAAGAACCCGCTACTATTACCCCACCTGCTGCATACGCATAATCACCAGTTTGTGAAAAAACAGCGATCAAAGGAGCTATAAATGCGAAACTTGAACCCAAAAATACAGGAACTTTAAATTTCGTACAAAAATGAAATATTAAAGTTCCAACACCGGCAGAAAATAAAGCAACTTTTGGATCTAATCCTACTAATAAAGGAACAAGAACAGTTGCACCAAAAGCAGCTAACAAATGTTGAAATCCTAAGATGAAGTTTTTCATAAAATCCCTCCTGTTAAGTAATTTTACCCACTTTATAAATTATAAAAACCTTATTTTATGTATGTTTTAACGTTAAATTTTTTATAAAATACCTCCATAACTCTAATCCTTACTAAATATGAATTTTAAACTTTTTCGTTACTTGTAATGAAGGAAAAGATAGAGAGTTTTGCCCCAAAATCCTTATAAATTCAAATGCTTGTTTCTAAATCCCTAAGTAATTTCTTCACTTATTTTATTTTAAAAATTCTAATTTTGATTAACCGATTTTACTTTCAAGACTTTCGGTATCTTGAATCAAAAGATTTAGAAAAATTCTTTAATTTCGACTCAAAAAAATACCTGCCTTTTAAAAAAGACAGGTATTTTTAAAATCGCGTAAACTCTCAAGATTTTTTTCTTGATTTAAGATAAATTTAATGGGATTTTTTTGTTTTTTATTTATTTTTGATATACATTGTATAATCAAATTTTCTCACCCCTATATCTTGGGTTATTTTATCATAACTTTCTTTTATTTTATTTTATCAAAAAGTAAAAATTAAATATAAAATATATCTTTTTGGTTAATGAATTTGATTAGAAAAGATTATCAAGCAGATTCCTAATAAATCTGATATAATAGAATTAGATTAATTCTAAGAAATAACGAAGGAGATAAAATTGCAAATAGAAAATGAAAAAAAATACAGGATTAAAAACGAATATACTTTTAAAAAGATAATATCCAAAAGTTTTCAAAAATCGCTTATCTTTCAGTGGTATGATGAAAATGGTGTGAGAACAAGGTTGGAAAAGAAAGACATAGAAGAAATTTGGACTTTAAATATTAAAAAAGAGTTAGAAAAAGGTATCAGAGAAGAGGAAGAAAAGCTTTTAAATTCTAAGGAAGTAAATTTAGATAAATTAAAATCTCAACGAATGGTAATTAAAAACAGATATCTTTTGAATAGTGACCCTGAAATAATAGTAGATGAAATATTAAATCCAAATAATTGCATAAAATACAAAAAAGCACTTTCTAAAATAAAGTACCTTTTAGAAATAGAAGAAAAAAGCAAAAAAGTAGATTTAGATAAGTTTTTGAGATCTTTCCTTGAAGAATTATATAATGATTTGGAAGATTTGACATATCAAGATGGCTACAATAACTCAGATTTTGCTGGAGAACACAACTGTGATTTGTATAATATTATAAAAGGAATAAATGAATAAAATTTTTGAGTATCTTTTACCCTTTATAGTTAAAGATTTTCGAAAAACGATGGGCTGAATTAAGCGGTTTTTGTTCGAGGGATTTTCCAAGGAGGGAAGTATGGGAAAACTTGTTTTAGTAGGAACTCCCATAGGTAATTTAGAAGACATAACTTTAAGAGCTTTAAAAATCTTAAAAGAAGCTGATTTGATAATAGCAGAAGATACAAGAATCACTTTGAAATTAATTAATCATTATGATTTAGGCAAAAAAGAATTATTTTCTTTTAACGAAGCGAGTTCAGAAAGAAAAATTGATGAAGCAATAAACTTAATAAAAAATCATAATCTCACAGCGTTAGTAACGGATGCAGGAATGCCGGTTGTAGCAGATCCCGGTTTTAATTTAGTAGATAAATGTTGGAAAGAAAGAATTGAAGTGGATATTGCTCCTGGTCCTTCCGCCGTCACAACCGCTTTAGCTGTAAGTGGTTTTCCTGGATCAAAGTTTTTATCCCTTGGTTTTCTTCCAAGAGATAAAAAATTGAGAAGACTTTTAAAAGAAATAAAGGAGATAAACTATCCAATAGTATTTTTTGAATCTCCCAATAGAATATTAAAGACACTCAAAGAGATTTACGAAAGTTTTGGAGATATTGACATATTTATTGCAAGGGAGATAACAAAAATTTATCAGGAATTTTTTAAAGGAACGATCACTGAGGGAATATATCTATTAGAGAATAAGGGTGAAGTGAAAGGAGAGCTAACTGTTGTTATTTCAACAACCCGAAGAATTTAAATTTGGTTCTATTCAAGAGTTAATTGAATATTTAAACGATATTTTTGTAAATTCGCCTCTTTATGCTCAAGAAATTGAAGTTATAGGAGATATAACTCATTCTCGTTATAGCAAAACAGGTGATTTATACATAGAATTATCTCAACAGGTAGGAAATTCAAATTATTCAATAACTATATACTTTAATCGAACATTAGTGAGTTATGTTCTCCAACATTGTCAAGTTGAAAATGAAAAAGAATTGGTAAATAAGCGTTGGAGATTTCAAGGCAAAGTAAGCTTTTGGAAAAGAGATGCAAGATATACAATAATAGGAGATTCTATCATACCTATAGGTGATTCAGAGATTGAAAAGAAAAGAAAGGAAATACTTAAAGTATTGGAAAAGCATAAATTACTCAGAACCATTGAACATGACCTAATAGAATTAGAGCCTATTAAAAAAATTGCGGTAATTTCTTCTCCTACGGCTGCAGGTTTTGGAGATTTCCAAAAAAATATCAGTCATGCAAGGTATATACCTATAGTACATTTATACGAAGCTCCAATGCAAGGAGCAGATACAGTTCCTGGCATAAAACGTGCGTTACTTGCAATATCAAAATCAAAAATAAATTATGATGTCGTCGTTATAATTAGAGGTGGTGGTTCTAAAAGTGATTTGATGTACTTTGATGATTTAGAATTGGGCTACCTAATAGCCAAGTTTAACGAAAAGATTCCTGTTTTGACAGGGATAGGCCACGAACAAGATTCTACTATTCCTGATTATGTAAGTTGGAAGAATTATTCAACTCCAACTGAGGTTTCCAGAGATATTGTAAATCAAATAAACACATATACAGATAACATCGAAACACTTGAAAAGACTATAATATTAACTTTTAATTCGATCAGCTCAAAAACAGAAGCTTTACTTTCTTACAATACTTTAAACAATATAAAATATTATTTAGGAAAAGAAATAACAACCAATTCCAAAAAAATTAGCGATACATACCAAAGAATAAATAACTTAGTTAATATAATATTTGAAAATAGTGAAAAAGAAGCCAATATAAGCAAAATTTCAGAGATCCAAAGATTTTTAGATTATTATATTAGAAGTTATATTCAAAACTTAGAATCTAAAAGCTCTACTATAATATCTCAAATGAAAAATACATTTGAAGTTTCTGAAAGAAAATTAATAACTACTTTTCAAGATTTAACGAGATCGAGCCCATTTGCAGCATTTTTGAATAATGGAGTATTGGTTAAAAAAGGTGAAGAAATAGTAGACAGCATAAAAAACCTTAACGAAAAAGACGAAGTGAAATTAATATTCAAAGACGGAGAAGCGGAGGCAGAAATTCAAAAAACTGAAAAATGGTAAATATTTAGGTACTTTAGAAATGAAAATTTTCAGAAAATAAGCATTTGAATTTAAAATGGGTCCAGGGCGGAGCCCCCTTCCATCTCTCGGTACAAGTACCGAAAAAGTTAAAAGAATTAAGAATTAGTAAAGATTAAAGCTATGGAGGTATTTTTGAAAAAATTTAAAACTAAAATATTGACAAAACTTAAGTTTTAAAATTTTTAAAGTAAGTAAATGGTAAATATTAGATGTGAGGTGTGAAAATGCAAGACATAATAAAGTTGACAGAAAAAGAGATCAAAGAAATGAGCTTCAAAAAACAACTGGAACTACTTGAAAGAATTAACGATTACTTTCAAAATGAACAAGAAGACTTGGATATAGAAAATGCTCTTGAGATTTATAAAAAAGCATTAGAAATACTTACTTACGCTCGAGAAAAATTAATCACCTTGAAGGAAGAAAAAATACAAATCGATGCAAAATACGAAAAGATAAAAAATCAATTAACAGGTGAATAAAACAATTTAGGGTGAATTAGATACTTAATTCACCCATTCTTTACAAATTCTAAGACCTTCACTTGCATCCTTTGCATACGCATCGCATCCAAACGTTTCTGCTAATTTTTTATTCATAGAAGCCCCACCGGCAATTACCTTAACTTTTATATTTAAAGGTTTTAATGTTTTTACAACTTCTTCTATTTTACCAACCGTAGTAGTCATCATTGCAGATAATCCCAGAATTTCTGGTTTATACTTTTTAACCGCTTCTACTATTGCTGAACTTTCAACATCTTTTCCAAGATCAATTACTTCAAAATTACCGCTCCTTAAGACCGAGGCTACTATATTTTTGCCTATATCGTGTATATCGCCTTCTACAGTTGCTAATACTACTTTTGCTCTCTTAAAAGTTGACTCAGGTATCATTTCGTTCAAGTAATCAAAAATTGGTTTTACTGTTTCTGCAGCTAAAAGTAATTCAGGGAGGTATAACTTTCCTTTCGAATACAAATCACCTATTTCCTGCATAGCTTTACCAAGAATATTTTGACTTACTTCTAAAGGATTTTTCGTTTCTAATTCTTCTTTTATTATTTTAAAAACATTTTCTTTATTACCGTTTAGAATGTTTCTTGTTAGCTCATTGTATTCTTCCGCCTTACTTTCAATAGAAATGTTGTTGTCTAACAAAAGATTACCTTTTAATGTGTTCATTAAAAATTCGTCTTCAGGATTCATAATTGCAGATGTTAAGCCAGAATAAATAGCTCTTGATAAAAAAGCGGCATTTATATAGTTTCTATTAGGAAGACCAAAACTTAAATTTGAAAGACCTATGACTGTATTAAACCCTTCTTTTGAAAATAGGTTTATAGCTTCTAAAATTATTTTTGGATCATTATTAGACGCCAAAGAAAGCACTAAAGGATCTATTATGAATCTATCTTTTTCAAAATTTCTTGATTGAATATATGACCATTTCCTTTGCAATAATTTAAACCGTTCTTCAGCAGTAGGTAAGATTTCTTTCTCAAGAGCTAAAATAATTAACAAACCACCATATTTTTCTATTAAATCTAATTTTCTGCCTAAATCTTTTTTCGTTAGTTTAGAAGAGTTAATGATAGGCCTTCCAGGATATTCTTTCAAAGCATATTCTAAAAAATCAATATTTTGTATATCAAAAGATATGGGAAATGATGAATATTTATCTAATTCTAAAATAACTCTTTTAAAATGTTCTTCGTTCAATACTTTTTCTATTCCTAAATTGAGATCAATTGCTGAAGAACCAGCTTGTTTCTGCGAGCTTGCTCTTTCTAAAACTCTTTTAAAATCAAAATTTTCTATCTCTTGCTGAAATTTTTGGTTACCAGCAGGATTTATTCTTTCTCCAATTACAGTAAAAGGTTTAAAATTCTTTAAATAAGTCCGCGAAGAATACATAACAGGTATATCTTTATATATTTTTTTTGGTCTTCTTTTTCCAACCATATTTTTTATAACCTTTATATGTTTTGGCGAAGTACCACAACAACCTCCAATAATATTTACTCCCAAATTGATATAATCTTCTACATATATTCCAAATATCTCAGGGCTCATTTTATACTCTAAAGTCTTTCCATCATAAATAGGTTTTCCCGCATTAGGTTCTACAGATAAAAATTTGTTGGTAGTAAAAGACAACTTTTGAAAAACATTCAAAAGTTCTTTCGGGCCTAAAGTACAATTTATACCTAAAACATCAACATCTAAATCATTGAATACATTTGAGAATATTTCAACTGAAGTACCAGTAACAGATCGAGCATTCTCTTCGAATGTCATATGCGCTATAACTGGTAGATCCTGTGTTATCTTTCTAATACCAAAAACAGCAGCTTTTAATTCTTTAATATCTGTCATAGTCTCTACTATGAATCCATCTACTCCAGCTTCATATAAAATTTTAGCTTGTAAATAATATTCATTTATGGCATCATCCATGGATATATTTCCCAAAGGTTCAGGATACTCGCCTAATGACGAAAGATCACCGAACACTAAAGTATCATTAAAAGTTGCTTTTCTAGCTATTTCTACCGCTTTAATATTTATTTTTTCAAACCACTGTGGTAGATCAAGCTGTTTTAATTTTATTCTGTTAGCGCTAAATGTATTTGTTAAAATGATGTCCGCACCTGATTCAACATACTCTTTTTGCAAATTTAAGACAACTTCAGGATATTTTAGGTTTAATAACTCCGCAGGAAGATCTCCAAATCCTCTTTTAATAAACTCTGTTCCATAACCACCATCTAATATTAATATTTTTTCGTTTAGCTTCTCAGCAAATTTTTTTCTATTCATCATACCACCCTATCATACAAACTGTACTTTTGCGAGGGAGCATAATCCCTGTAGTTTTATTTACAGTTACAATATCCGTTTTAAGTAAACTGTTTATTATATCCCAATTTTTTCTAATATCTATATCAGAATAACCTGGAGAAAAGCGCAAAGTTCCTTTCCCATATCGCGCTCTCAATTTTTTATCAAAAGAATCATTAAGAGCTTCTATAGCTTCTGAACCCCATGCATCCATAAGCATAGAAGTGAGAAGATTAGAATTTGAAATGTATTTATCTATTTCTTCACCTAAGCTTGAAACAAAAAACGTTATACTTTTAACTCCTTTAAAGCTTTTTGGAATCAAATCTTTTTCCATTTGGTCTATTCTAAAGGTATCATATATTAACTTAGGCTTTGATAACTTTAGCCCAATTTCATAAACCATGTTTATTTCTTCTTTAACTCTTTCATTTATGGATAATTGTGTTCCTTTAAACCCAGCTCTGAATAAATAATATCGTTTCTGCGGCATAATCTCATAGGTTTCTGGTAAATATAGATCAGACATATTTATACCTCTTTTTTAATTTTATCAATTCTCAAGAAAATCCGATAACTCACCTAAATGCTTCGCAACTAAGTCAGGTTTTATAGGAGAATTATTTAAATCTTCCAATTTTGCTTCTCCAGTTAAAACTAAAGCCGTAAGAGTTTTTGCCCTAATACCTATTAATATATCAGTGTAAAGCCTATCACCTACCATACAAGTCTCATACGGAAAAACTTTGAAACTGTCCATAATCATTTCTAATATTTTAGGTTCAGGTTTCCCAAATACAATGTCAGGTTCTTTATTACAAGCCTTTGAAATAGAGCTTGCTATTGCCGCAGTATCTGGAATAGGTCCATCTTCGCTGGGGCAATTCAAATCAGGATTTGTTGCGACGAAAAGAGCTCCCTTACTTACAAAAATAGAGGCTTTTGCAAGTTTTTCATAAGTCAACGTCTTATCAAAAGTTACAACAACAATTTGAGGAGATTCTTCTACAATTTCATGCCCAAATCTTTTATATTCTTCGATGATAGAAGGTGTTCCAACCAAATAAATCTTTTTTGCTCCAAATTCATTTTTTAAATACTCTGCTGTAGCAATCCCAGCTGTATATATTTCATTTTCTGTAATAGGATATCCTAATGAATCAAATTCTTCTAAATACTCTTTTTTAGATTTGTTCGAATTATTGGTTAAAAATACAAGTTTTTTATTGTGTTTTTTCAAAAGATTTGAAAATCTTTGAGCCCCCTCAACAAGTTTTTTACTGACATAAAATGTGCCATCTATATCTAAAACAAATAATTTTACTTTCTTTAGGCTTTTTATTTTGCCTTTGTCCATATATAAAAATCTCCTTATTTCTTATTTTATTACTTTCTCTAAAAATTTAAAACTTAAGTTTTGTCAACATGATGGTTTAAAATTTTTTCAAAAATACCTTCCCAATCACACACACCAAATTTTGCAATCTCATTCAATTACGCAAAGGTGCTTAATTTATTTTTCTATATTTTACCATATATTTTATTTAATGTCGTTCTTTTTATTTAACATACAATTAATAATTAGAATTGCTAATTTTATTTTGAAGTTTTACAATATTTTTTGGAATATTACTCTAATATCTAAGCTGCTTTGTTAAATCAATTTTTATAAAGTGAAAAGGAGATGATAAATTATGAAAAAAGACAATATTACTCAAAATAACGACTTTTTAGGAAAAGAAAGTCTTGGAAAACTTATGTTTAAACTCACCTTACCCGCAGTTACAGCACAGGTTATAAATATGTTTTATTTTATAGTTGACAGAATTTATATAGGTCATATTCCAAATATTGGTGCATTAGCTTTAACAGGTGTAGGAATCACAACTCCGTTGATACTTGCTATATCAGCATTTGCAGCTTTAGTTTTCATGGGAGGAGCTCCTCGGGCTTCTATAAAAATGGGGGAAGGTGATTACAAGACAGCGGAAAAAATTATGGGCAATTCATATGTACTATTGATAATCATTTCATTAATTTTAACTACTTTTACCTTAATTTTTGGAAAAAATATGTTGTATATCTTTGGAGCGAGTGAAAATACTATTGAGTATGCCTTTTCTTATATGCAAATATATGCCTTAGGCACAATTTTTGTTCAATTGACTCTTGGCATGAATGCGTTTATTACAGCTCAAGGTTTTGCAAAAACTGGTATGTATACAATACTAATAGGTGCTGTACTCAATATTATTTTAGATCCTTTGTTTATCTATGCGTTTGAATTAGGAGTAAGGGGAGCAGCTATTGCTACAGTTATTTCACAAGCATGTGCTGCAACGTGGGTAATAACTTTTCTTAAAAGCAAAAGAAGCATTTTGCATCTTAAAAAGGAAAATTATAAATTAGAAAAAAATATCATTCTTTCTATATTAGCGTTAGGGTCTGCTCCTTTTATTATGCAGCTTACAGAAAGTATTTTATATGTAAGTTTCAATTCAAGCCTTCTCAAATATGGTGGAGACATAGCTGTAGGAGCAATGACAATACTATCTTCTCTGATGCAATTTACGATGTTACCACTTATGGGATTTACCCAAGGAGCTCAACCTATAATAAGTTATAATTTTGGTGCAAAAAATGCTGATCGTGTGAAAGGCGCATTCAAACTATTATTAAAAATTAGTGTAATATACTCAACGATTTTATGGACTTTGATTATGCTATTTCCTCATGTGTTTGTAGGAATGTTTACCAACGACACTGCCCTAAGAGAATTTTCAGT from Petrotoga sp. 9PWA.NaAc.5.4 includes:
- a CDS encoding HAD-IIA family hydrolase, translated to MDKGKIKSLKKVKLFVLDIDGTFYVSKKLVEGAQRFSNLLKKHNKKLVFLTNNSNKSKKEYLEEFDSLGYPITENEIYTAGIATAEYLKNEFGAKKIYLVGTPSIIEEYKRFGHEIVEESPQIVVVTFDKTLTYEKLAKASIFVSKGALFVATNPDLNCPSEDGPIPDTAAIASSISKACNKEPDIVFGKPEPKILEMIMDSFKVFPYETCMVGDRLYTDILIGIRAKTLTALVLTGEAKLEDLNNSPIKPDLVAKHLGELSDFLEN
- a CDS encoding homocysteine S-methyltransferase family protein; its protein translation is MMNRKKFAEKLNEKILILDGGYGTEFIKRGFGDLPAELLNLKYPEVVLNLQKEYVESGADIILTNTFSANRIKLKQLDLPQWFEKINIKAVEIARKATFNDTLVFGDLSSLGEYPEPLGNISMDDAINEYYLQAKILYEAGVDGFIVETMTDIKELKAAVFGIRKITQDLPVIAHMTFEENARSVTGTSVEIFSNVFNDLDVDVLGINCTLGPKELLNVFQKLSFTTNKFLSVEPNAGKPIYDGKTLEYKMSPEIFGIYVEDYINLGVNIIGGCCGTSPKHIKVIKNMVGKRRPKKIYKDIPVMYSSRTYLKNFKPFTVIGERINPAGNQKFQQEIENFDFKRVLERASSQKQAGSSAIDLNLGIEKVLNEEHFKRVILELDKYSSFPISFDIQNIDFLEYALKEYPGRPIINSSKLTKKDLGRKLDLIEKYGGLLIILALEKEILPTAEERFKLLQRKWSYIQSRNFEKDRFIIDPLVLSLASNNDPKIILEAINLFSKEGFNTVIGLSNLSFGLPNRNYINAAFLSRAIYSGLTSAIMNPEDEFLMNTLKGNLLLDNNISIESKAEEYNELTRNILNGNKENVFKIIKEELETKNPLEVSQNILGKAMQEIGDLYSKGKLYLPELLLAAETVKPIFDYLNEMIPESTFKRAKVVLATVEGDIHDIGKNIVASVLRSGNFEVIDLGKDVESSAIVEAVKKYKPEILGLSAMMTTTVGKIEEVVKTLKPLNIKVKVIAGGASMNKKLAETFGCDAYAKDASEGLRICKEWVN
- the rsmI gene encoding 16S rRNA (cytidine(1402)-2'-O)-methyltransferase — its product is MGKLVLVGTPIGNLEDITLRALKILKEADLIIAEDTRITLKLINHYDLGKKELFSFNEASSERKIDEAINLIKNHNLTALVTDAGMPVVADPGFNLVDKCWKERIEVDIAPGPSAVTTALAVSGFPGSKFLSLGFLPRDKKLRRLLKEIKEINYPIVFFESPNRILKTLKEIYESFGDIDIFIAREITKIYQEFFKGTITEGIYLLENKGEVKGELTVVISTTRRI
- the xseA gene encoding exodeoxyribonuclease VII large subunit; the encoded protein is MLFQQPEEFKFGSIQELIEYLNDIFVNSPLYAQEIEVIGDITHSRYSKTGDLYIELSQQVGNSNYSITIYFNRTLVSYVLQHCQVENEKELVNKRWRFQGKVSFWKRDARYTIIGDSIIPIGDSEIEKKRKEILKVLEKHKLLRTIEHDLIELEPIKKIAVISSPTAAGFGDFQKNISHARYIPIVHLYEAPMQGADTVPGIKRALLAISKSKINYDVVVIIRGGGSKSDLMYFDDLELGYLIAKFNEKIPVLTGIGHEQDSTIPDYVSWKNYSTPTEVSRDIVNQINTYTDNIETLEKTIILTFNSISSKTEALLSYNTLNNIKYYLGKEITTNSKKISDTYQRINNLVNIIFENSEKEANISKISEIQRFLDYYIRSYIQNLESKSSTIISQMKNTFEVSERKLITTFQDLTRSSPFAAFLNNGVLVKKGEEIVDSIKNLNEKDEVKLIFKDGEAEAEIQKTEKW
- a CDS encoding MATE family efflux transporter, translating into MKKDNITQNNDFLGKESLGKLMFKLTLPAVTAQVINMFYFIVDRIYIGHIPNIGALALTGVGITTPLILAISAFAALVFMGGAPRASIKMGEGDYKTAEKIMGNSYVLLIIISLILTTFTLIFGKNMLYIFGASENTIEYAFSYMQIYALGTIFVQLTLGMNAFITAQGFAKTGMYTILIGAVLNIILDPLFIYAFELGVRGAAIATVISQACAATWVITFLKSKRSILHLKKENYKLEKNIILSILALGSAPFIMQLTESILYVSFNSSLLKYGGDIAVGAMTILSSLMQFTMLPLMGFTQGAQPIISYNFGAKNADRVKGAFKLLLKISVIYSTILWTLIMLFPHVFVGMFTNDTALREFSVWAIHIYMAVSILLGIQVACQQTFIAIGNAKTSLFLALLRKVILLIPLIYILPIFFENKVMAVYLAEPVSDTVAVIVTVSLFTIQFRKALKELRESENLPEKFEKKYQQQES
- a CDS encoding methionine synthase; amino-acid sequence: MSDLYLPETYEIMPQKRYYLFRAGFKGTQLSINERVKEEINMVYEIGLKLSKPKLIYDTFRIDQMEKDLIPKSFKGVKSITFFVSSLGEEIDKYISNSNLLTSMLMDAWGSEAIEALNDSFDKKLRARYGKGTLRFSPGYSDIDIRKNWDIINSLLKTDIVTVNKTTGIMLPRKSTVCMIGWYDE